A single Marinobacter sp. es.042 DNA region contains:
- the flgL gene encoding flagellar hook-associated protein FlgL, giving the protein MIRISSQQIFSGGINRLQELNTSLNNTQQQISTGQRVNKPSDDPVAAARILKLDQELSRVETYQRNVDLADNRLKQEENALSSSIDVIQRIRELTVQAGNGSLSANDRRSISSELEERLGQLANIANTRDASGEYIFSGFQGSVKAFEQDPSGSWVYQGDEGQRVLEIDDGVTVPISDNGKDIFVKVPAAITGEHSTVSTPGASISGVKLVNEADLAAAYPNSFPDDITVEVDAGGNIIATDSQGDVLTVDPATYQSGEPFEVAGVEVTLTDAVPGAGDVFTLKINEKQSVFGTIENLISGLNNIDKSSPGGQAEYDDLIANSLINLDNAQESIILKQTELGGRMNAVESTKSFLEDSSVYSNEIRSQLQDVDYAEAISTLSFQSFVLQAAQQSFAQVSQLSLFDRL; this is encoded by the coding sequence ATGATCAGAATTTCATCACAGCAGATTTTTTCAGGCGGTATTAATCGGCTCCAGGAGCTAAATACCAGCCTGAATAACACCCAGCAACAGATCTCGACTGGCCAGAGGGTAAACAAACCTTCCGACGATCCGGTCGCTGCAGCGCGCATTCTGAAGCTGGATCAGGAGCTTTCGCGGGTTGAAACCTATCAGCGCAACGTCGACCTGGCGGACAACCGTCTGAAACAGGAGGAAAATGCTCTTTCAAGTTCGATCGACGTGATTCAGCGGATCCGGGAGCTGACGGTTCAGGCGGGCAATGGATCATTGTCGGCGAACGACCGGCGGTCGATTTCTTCGGAGCTGGAGGAGCGCCTGGGGCAGCTCGCCAATATTGCCAATACCCGTGATGCATCCGGCGAGTACATCTTTAGCGGATTCCAGGGCTCGGTAAAAGCCTTCGAGCAGGATCCCTCCGGGAGTTGGGTCTATCAGGGTGACGAGGGGCAGCGAGTCCTCGAGATTGATGATGGTGTTACTGTGCCCATCAGCGATAACGGTAAAGACATTTTCGTGAAAGTTCCTGCGGCAATCACCGGCGAACACAGCACAGTGAGCACGCCGGGCGCTTCTATTTCAGGCGTCAAACTGGTTAACGAGGCAGATCTGGCTGCCGCCTATCCCAACTCATTCCCGGACGACATCACGGTTGAGGTTGATGCCGGTGGCAATATTATCGCTACGGACAGCCAGGGTGATGTGTTGACGGTGGATCCAGCAACCTATCAAAGTGGTGAGCCCTTTGAAGTTGCCGGCGTTGAAGTGACTCTGACAGATGCAGTTCCCGGTGCGGGGGATGTGTTTACGCTGAAGATCAACGAAAAACAGTCGGTGTTCGGCACCATTGAGAACCTGATTTCCGGTTTGAACAACATCGACAAGAGCAGTCCGGGTGGGCAGGCCGAGTACGACGACCTGATTGCCAATTCCCTGATCAACCTCGATAACGCCCAGGAAAGCATTATCCTCAAGCAGACGGAGTTGGGAGGACGGATGAACGCGGTGGAATCGACCAAGTCATTCCTGGAGGATTCGTCGGTCTACAGCAATGAAATACGGTCCCAGCTGCAGGATGTGGACTACGCAGAGGCCATCAGCACCCTGAGTTTCCAGAGCTTTGTGTTGCAGGCGGCCCAGCAGTCGTTTGCCCAGGTTTCGCAGCTGTCGCTGTTCGATCGATTGTAA
- the flgK gene encoding flagellar hook-associated protein FlgK yields the protein MAGLIGIGLTGILSHQAALNTTGNNITNANTPGYSRQEVLFETQEGQRTGAGTIGSGVNVADIRRLANEYLVQQVREDSTLYGEQEALNSELTRLDNLLGGESTGLSNALNNFFASLQNAAEDPTSLPQRQLVLSEAQQVVNRFQALNQEFIQQRESIKTQMQQGVKDANTLLKSIAELNLAISESPGIAQGQMPNELLDKRDEKLRQLSELVSIKVSPTDGSQVNVSLSNGLSLVVGSNASTLGTRENAEDPTRLEFTLSNGGRLLNIDEQITGGKLGGLLRFDNEGLKPAFDELGRIAIALSDTMNHQHEIGMDLEGELGGLFFTNINSLEAQRSRVVPNGNNAPSTNGQLAVEITDSSRLPAGRWTLQFSGDGRSYELIDQDTGKTVNQGRLPDPVQSEISMPGFNIRVEGGTFNAGDKYLIQPSRNAAESIGLVVNREEDLAFASPVRATTGDNNIGTGKIDQGTMLNVRNPFTNSLLPAFQSTGQLANGPITVTFDDPGTGLVFTVTDGGGNPIGPANRPYTPGVANELFSDNPADGAEYQGFQFKITGQPADGDTFEINYNSNGVSDNRNAELLAALGTANTLNGGSQNFSEGYAGLVEDIGVKTRQSQLDVDAGKTLLEQSTNQRESVSGVNLDEEAGRLIQYQAAYNASAQVMSVAQDLFNTLLQSFR from the coding sequence ATGGCAGGGCTCATAGGTATCGGTCTGACCGGCATCCTCAGTCACCAGGCCGCGCTGAACACCACTGGCAACAATATAACCAACGCCAACACGCCGGGTTACAGCCGCCAGGAAGTGCTGTTTGAAACCCAGGAAGGCCAGCGCACTGGTGCCGGCACCATAGGCAGCGGCGTGAACGTGGCGGACATTCGCCGCCTGGCCAACGAATACCTGGTTCAACAGGTGCGGGAAGACAGCACCCTGTACGGAGAGCAGGAAGCCCTTAATTCGGAGCTGACCAGGCTCGATAACCTGCTCGGGGGTGAATCTACCGGCCTCAGCAATGCACTGAACAACTTTTTTGCAAGCCTTCAGAATGCCGCCGAAGATCCCACTTCCTTGCCGCAGCGCCAGTTGGTCCTGAGTGAGGCACAACAGGTTGTAAACCGTTTCCAGGCCCTGAACCAGGAATTCATCCAGCAGCGGGAATCCATCAAGACCCAGATGCAGCAGGGTGTGAAAGACGCGAATACGCTGCTGAAAAGCATTGCGGAACTGAACCTGGCGATTTCTGAATCACCCGGCATTGCCCAGGGGCAAATGCCCAATGAATTGTTGGATAAGCGCGATGAGAAACTGCGTCAGCTGTCGGAGCTCGTTAGCATAAAAGTCAGCCCGACAGACGGTAGCCAGGTTAACGTGTCTTTGTCGAACGGTTTGTCCCTGGTGGTTGGCAGTAACGCCTCGACCCTGGGCACCCGGGAAAATGCCGAAGATCCGACACGTCTGGAGTTCACACTGAGTAACGGTGGACGCCTTCTCAATATTGATGAACAGATTACCGGCGGCAAGCTGGGTGGTCTTTTGCGTTTCGATAACGAAGGTTTGAAACCGGCATTCGATGAACTTGGCAGGATTGCCATTGCCCTCTCCGACACCATGAACCACCAGCATGAAATCGGGATGGATCTAGAGGGCGAACTCGGTGGGCTGTTCTTCACCAATATTAATTCGCTAGAGGCGCAACGGAGCCGCGTGGTTCCCAACGGAAATAATGCGCCCTCGACCAACGGACAGTTGGCCGTCGAAATCACCGACAGCTCGCGGCTTCCCGCAGGGCGCTGGACCCTGCAGTTCAGTGGCGACGGACGGAGCTACGAGTTGATTGACCAGGACACGGGCAAGACCGTGAACCAGGGCCGTCTCCCGGACCCGGTCCAGTCTGAGATTTCCATGCCCGGTTTCAACATCCGGGTGGAGGGCGGCACGTTCAATGCCGGAGACAAATATCTGATTCAACCAAGCCGGAATGCGGCGGAGAGCATCGGGCTGGTGGTCAATCGGGAGGAGGATCTGGCTTTCGCAAGTCCGGTTCGCGCGACCACCGGCGATAACAATATCGGAACCGGCAAGATCGATCAGGGCACCATGCTCAACGTCAGGAACCCGTTTACCAACTCCCTGTTGCCCGCGTTCCAATCGACCGGGCAACTGGCGAACGGGCCAATTACCGTAACATTCGACGACCCGGGAACCGGCCTGGTGTTCACGGTTACGGACGGCGGTGGAAACCCGATAGGTCCGGCAAACCGGCCCTACACGCCGGGGGTTGCCAATGAGCTGTTCAGCGACAATCCGGCGGATGGTGCCGAGTACCAGGGTTTTCAGTTCAAAATAACGGGCCAGCCGGCTGACGGTGACACCTTTGAGATCAATTACAACTCCAACGGTGTGTCGGACAACAGGAATGCGGAGCTGCTGGCGGCGCTTGGTACGGCCAACACGCTGAATGGTGGCAGCCAGAACTTTTCCGAAGGCTATGCCGGGCTTGTTGAAGATATCGGTGTTAAAACACGCCAGAGCCAATTGGATGTGGATGCCGGCAAAACCCTTCTGGAGCAGTCGACCAATCAGCGGGAATCTGTATCCGGCGTTAACCTGGATGAGGAGGCCGGCCGCCTGATCCAGTATCAGGCCGCCTACAATGCCTCGGCCCAGGTAATGTCGGTAGCCCAGGATTTGTTCAATACCCTGTTGCAGAGTTTCCGGTAA
- the flgJ gene encoding flagellar assembly peptidoglycan hydrolase FlgJ translates to MQDYKVQQAQVYTDFNGLNALKAQARTDKESALREVARQFESLFLSEMLKSMRKAGDVFAEGNYLKSNQSELYRDMFDSQMSLTMAGGKGSGLAEALVRQLSKQIPGMNDEGGRLAGHKASLADYDRSLPALNAELPERVQEVTSVAQKAPSAVTSTPSDLPHQFESPEHFVAELLPVAERIARDSGIDPKLMVAQAALETGWGRHMIRGEQGEPSFNLFGIKADSRWQGDAVSITTTEYREGLPMKEQANFRAYRDYESSFRDYVSFLESNPRYRDVLSVADQPEVFAEKLQEAGYATDPNYGNKIRQIMNRDSLMTLSMGSDGMKE, encoded by the coding sequence ATGCAGGACTACAAGGTTCAACAGGCCCAGGTTTACACCGACTTCAACGGTCTTAATGCGTTGAAGGCCCAGGCTCGCACTGATAAGGAGTCCGCTCTTCGAGAGGTGGCGCGCCAGTTCGAGAGCCTGTTCCTGTCTGAAATGCTGAAGTCCATGCGCAAGGCCGGTGATGTCTTCGCTGAGGGCAACTACCTGAAGAGCAATCAGTCCGAGCTGTACCGGGATATGTTCGACAGCCAGATGAGTCTGACCATGGCTGGGGGCAAGGGCAGTGGCCTTGCGGAGGCACTGGTTCGACAGTTGAGCAAACAGATCCCGGGCATGAACGATGAAGGTGGCAGGCTCGCTGGCCACAAGGCGAGTCTTGCGGATTACGACCGAAGCCTGCCCGCCCTCAATGCCGAGTTACCCGAGCGGGTGCAGGAGGTAACGTCTGTTGCACAGAAAGCGCCTTCAGCAGTGACGTCGACGCCGTCGGACTTGCCGCATCAATTTGAATCTCCGGAGCATTTCGTGGCAGAGCTGCTGCCGGTGGCCGAGCGGATTGCCCGGGACTCGGGGATAGACCCGAAACTGATGGTAGCCCAGGCTGCCCTGGAAACAGGCTGGGGCCGGCATATGATCCGTGGGGAGCAGGGCGAGCCCAGTTTTAACCTCTTCGGTATCAAGGCGGACAGCCGCTGGCAGGGTGATGCGGTCTCCATTACCACCACGGAATATCGGGAAGGGCTGCCCATGAAAGAGCAGGCGAACTTCCGGGCCTACAGGGATTACGAATCCAGCTTCCGGGATTATGTCTCTTTCCTGGAATCCAATCCCCGATACCGGGACGTCCTGTCGGTAGCAGACCAGCCTGAGGTTTTCGCAGAGAAGCTGCAGGAAGCCGGCTATGCAACCGACCCCAACTACGGCAACAAGATCCGCCAGATCATGAACCGTGACTCACTGATGACGCTGTCCATGGGCAGTGACGGGATGAAGGAGTAA
- a CDS encoding flagellar basal body P-ring protein FlgI, which yields MSLRRVIVWVLALAVVSAPVLADRLKDLSRIKGVRNNQLVGYGLVVGLDGTGDKAPFTNQTFRNMMNQFGVTLPEGVNPNLANVAAVTVSATLPPFAKAGQEIDITVSSIGNADSLRGGTLLMTSLKGADGQVYAMAQGSLVVGGFGAQGQDGSRITVNVPSVGRIPNGATIEREVASPFSQGDTITFHLLRPDFTTARRVVEAVNDRLGPDMAYAHDATSISVRAPRDPSQRVSFLSILENIEVDPAQDAAKVVINSRTGTIVVGQNVQVSAAAVTHGNLTVTIQENPNVEQPNPFAGGDTAIEQDSQIAITEEPARMFKFGPAVTLNEIVQAVNQVGAAPGDVMAVLEALKQAGALRAELIVI from the coding sequence ATGAGCTTGCGCCGTGTCATTGTCTGGGTTCTTGCCCTGGCTGTGGTTTCCGCCCCGGTACTGGCGGACCGCCTGAAGGATCTTTCCCGAATCAAGGGTGTCCGCAACAACCAGTTGGTGGGATATGGCCTGGTGGTTGGTCTTGATGGAACCGGTGACAAGGCACCGTTTACCAATCAGACCTTCAGGAACATGATGAATCAGTTTGGCGTGACGCTTCCTGAGGGCGTCAACCCGAATCTTGCCAATGTTGCGGCCGTTACGGTGAGTGCGACATTGCCGCCCTTCGCCAAAGCGGGGCAGGAAATCGACATCACTGTGTCGTCCATCGGCAACGCCGACAGTCTGCGCGGCGGAACCTTGCTGATGACGTCACTGAAAGGTGCTGATGGACAGGTCTATGCCATGGCTCAGGGCAGTCTGGTGGTGGGTGGCTTCGGTGCTCAGGGACAGGACGGGTCTCGAATCACCGTGAACGTTCCCAGCGTTGGGCGGATTCCCAATGGCGCCACTATTGAGCGGGAGGTGGCTTCGCCATTCAGTCAGGGCGACACCATCACCTTCCATCTGCTGCGCCCGGATTTCACAACGGCTCGCCGGGTGGTCGAGGCTGTTAATGATCGTCTCGGCCCGGATATGGCTTATGCCCACGACGCCACGTCGATTTCCGTCCGCGCACCGCGGGACCCTTCCCAGCGGGTCAGCTTTCTGTCGATTCTCGAAAATATCGAGGTTGATCCGGCTCAGGATGCCGCGAAAGTGGTCATCAACAGCCGTACCGGCACCATCGTGGTTGGCCAGAATGTTCAGGTCAGTGCAGCAGCCGTTACTCACGGCAATCTGACGGTGACCATTCAGGAAAACCCCAACGTGGAGCAGCCGAATCCCTTTGCCGGTGGAGACACCGCCATCGAGCAGGATTCCCAAATTGCCATTACCGAGGAGCCGGCACGGATGTTCAAGTTCGGCCCCGCCGTCACCCTGAACGAGATTGTTCAGGCCGTGAACCAGGTCGGTGCGGCGCCTGGTGATGTCATGGCGGTACTTGAAGCCTTGAAACAGGCCGGTGCACTGCGCGCCGAACTGATCGTTATCTAG
- the flgH gene encoding flagellar basal body L-ring protein FlgH produces the protein MTTHRTVRSASTLVIVMLLILLQGCTAMSRPRAVPDDPEFAPVRPQAMMQRDSASGSIYQASRNYNFYGDTVALNVGDVLTVNLQESTSASKNAETSITKDNEVTLPEPTILGKSNFGINTSLNNERDFEGSAEADQSNSLAGSITVTVTEVLPNGVLRIRGEKWLSLTNGDEYIRLTGLVRPQDIQPDNTVASNRIADARFAYGGTGDFDQANQMGWLARFFNSEWWPL, from the coding sequence ATGACAACCCATCGGACAGTACGAAGCGCCAGCACTCTGGTGATTGTGATGCTTCTGATCCTGTTGCAGGGGTGCACGGCGATGAGTCGCCCGCGGGCAGTTCCGGATGACCCGGAGTTTGCGCCGGTTCGCCCCCAGGCCATGATGCAGCGTGATAGCGCTTCGGGGTCTATTTACCAGGCCTCCCGAAACTACAACTTCTACGGCGATACCGTGGCGTTGAACGTGGGTGATGTGCTGACCGTGAATCTGCAGGAATCCACCAGCGCCAGCAAGAATGCCGAGACCAGCATCACCAAGGACAATGAAGTCACGCTGCCTGAGCCCACCATCTTGGGTAAGAGCAATTTCGGGATCAATACCTCCCTGAATAACGAGCGTGATTTCGAGGGCAGCGCTGAAGCAGACCAAAGCAACAGTCTTGCCGGCAGTATCACCGTCACCGTGACCGAAGTGTTGCCAAATGGCGTTCTGAGGATTCGCGGTGAAAAATGGCTGTCGTTGACCAATGGTGATGAATACATCCGCCTGACGGGCCTGGTTCGCCCCCAGGATATCCAGCCTGATAACACGGTGGCATCCAACCGCATTGCGGATGCCCGATTCGCCTATGGAGGCACTGGTGATTTTGACCAGGCAAACCAGATGGGCTGGCTGGCTCGCTTTTTCAACAGTGAGTGGTGGCCGCTATGA
- the flgG gene encoding flagellar basal-body rod protein FlgG yields MHPALWVSKTGLSAQDTNMSTISNNLANVNTTGFKRDRAVFQDLLYQINRQPGGLTTQNSELPSGLQLGTGVRVVGTAKQFSQGNLQITEQPLDMAINGRGFLQVQLPDGQIAYTRDGQFQLNADGDVVNPDGYPLEPAINVPENATNITIGKDGTVTAVTDDQAAPVNLGQITLVDFINPQGLQAIGNNLFKATNASGDPAEGEPGLAGLGSIEQGSVESSNVEVVEELVNMITTQRAYEMNSKVVSTTDQMLQFITQNIG; encoded by the coding sequence ATGCATCCAGCACTATGGGTCAGCAAGACCGGGTTGAGCGCTCAGGACACCAACATGTCCACCATTTCCAACAACCTGGCGAACGTCAACACCACTGGCTTCAAGCGGGACAGAGCCGTGTTTCAGGATCTTCTGTACCAGATCAACCGGCAGCCCGGTGGTCTGACAACCCAGAACTCGGAACTACCTTCCGGCCTGCAGTTGGGCACCGGTGTGCGGGTTGTGGGCACGGCCAAGCAATTTTCCCAGGGCAACCTGCAGATTACAGAGCAGCCACTGGATATGGCCATCAATGGCCGTGGCTTCCTGCAGGTGCAGTTGCCTGATGGCCAGATCGCCTACACCCGCGACGGCCAATTCCAGCTCAACGCTGATGGCGATGTGGTGAACCCGGATGGCTACCCTCTGGAGCCCGCCATCAACGTGCCGGAGAACGCCACCAATATCACCATTGGTAAAGATGGCACCGTGACGGCGGTAACGGACGATCAGGCCGCACCGGTGAACCTGGGCCAGATTACGTTGGTGGATTTCATCAACCCCCAGGGCCTGCAGGCCATCGGCAACAACCTGTTCAAGGCGACTAACGCCAGTGGTGATCCTGCCGAAGGTGAACCCGGGCTGGCCGGACTCGGCAGTATCGAGCAGGGTTCCGTAGAGTCGTCCAACGTTGAGGTGGTGGAGGAGCTGGTGAATATGATTACCACCCAGCGTGCCTACGAGATGAACTCGAAAGTGGTTTCCACAACCGACCAGATGCTCCAGTTCATCACTCAGAACATCGGCTAA
- a CDS encoding flagellar basal body rod protein FlgF — MDKALYIGMSGAKQNMLAQQAHANNLANVSTTGFKKDFAQARSMPVYGEHHPTRAYAMTERPGTDLSAGALMETGRKLDVAVEGEGWLAIQNDQGEEVFTRSGSLQVDVNGLLRLANGELVLGNGGPVALPPFDNVEIGADGTVSIVPVGGPPDQLVEVDRLKLVSPPPEALEKGLDGHMRRKPDQALDGPEPPDANQRVASGFLESSNVNAVEEMISNLQLSRQYEMQVKVMTTANENSEATARLLQNL, encoded by the coding sequence ATGGACAAAGCCCTCTACATCGGTATGTCTGGTGCCAAGCAGAATATGCTGGCCCAGCAGGCCCATGCCAATAACCTGGCGAACGTCAGTACCACCGGCTTCAAGAAAGACTTCGCCCAGGCCCGCAGTATGCCTGTCTACGGGGAACACCACCCGACTCGTGCCTATGCCATGACAGAGAGGCCCGGCACGGACCTGTCCGCCGGGGCATTGATGGAAACCGGACGCAAACTGGATGTGGCTGTGGAAGGTGAGGGATGGCTTGCCATTCAGAACGATCAGGGCGAGGAAGTCTTCACCCGTAGTGGCAGTCTCCAGGTGGATGTCAACGGACTGTTGCGCCTTGCCAATGGCGAACTGGTGCTTGGCAATGGTGGGCCGGTCGCGCTGCCTCCTTTTGACAATGTCGAGATTGGCGCAGATGGCACTGTCTCAATTGTTCCTGTCGGTGGGCCACCGGACCAGCTGGTTGAAGTGGACCGGCTGAAGTTAGTCAGCCCGCCGCCGGAAGCCCTCGAGAAAGGTCTTGACGGGCACATGCGCCGAAAGCCGGATCAGGCTCTGGATGGGCCCGAGCCACCGGATGCAAACCAGCGGGTTGCCTCAGGATTCCTTGAAAGCTCCAACGTGAACGCGGTGGAAGAGATGATCTCCAACCTCCAGCTGTCCCGGCAATACGAGATGCAGGTGAAGGTAATGACCACCGCGAACGAGAATTCCGAAGCAACGGCACGGCTGTTGCAGAACCTTTAA
- a CDS encoding flagellar hook protein FlgE — protein MAFNTGLSGLRAASVDLDVTGNNIANASTVGFKGSKAQFGDLYASGFLSAGTNPIGDGVRVQDVKQSFGQGNISFTDNGLDMAIAGDGFFILNNGGEIRYSRAGQFGIDKEGYVTNNQNMRVQGYTADEDGNLSGIRGDLQIATDNLAPRRTTNLDSDLNLDSRESVLETRVRDVGPLTLASIQGESFDVQYSDGSPAFNVNIDPAASAREAASTINDAPGLSASATTTATFDGTPALDDAFISGASSFSFSLDINGSPLTLDTSNINSLQDLVDSINNSSETAISASIVTGGGGSDVLRVIHNQGETLDFTFADGNGNGDTGTVEGDVNVTADRSVAGITSTTADNDFEVAFNASPIRVTNQFNPLDQRTYNHATSTTIYDSLGNSHELTQFFVKNPSPGNGVGVSEWSVYAQIDGEFVGGTDVTPYTARFDQDGALQSIDGDPSGEIVIDDWIPKDSDGQPNGADGPPAAGEVVVTPIPEPPTTSAFVINLSGTTQYGAAFGVNDQQQNGYTTGRLSGLDVSDQGVLFARYTNGQSQALGQVALASFNNTNGLSPVGDTSWVETFESGQPIIGAPDTGTLGSIKASSVEESNVDLSAELVNLIIAQRNYQANAKTIETSDAVTQTIINLR, from the coding sequence ATGGCATTTAATACAGGTTTGAGCGGCCTTCGTGCGGCATCGGTGGATCTGGACGTCACCGGCAACAATATTGCAAACGCCAGCACCGTCGGCTTCAAAGGCAGCAAGGCGCAGTTTGGCGATCTATACGCAAGCGGGTTCCTGAGCGCAGGCACCAACCCGATCGGCGACGGTGTCCGGGTTCAGGACGTTAAGCAGTCTTTTGGGCAGGGCAACATCAGCTTCACTGACAATGGCCTGGACATGGCGATTGCCGGCGATGGTTTCTTTATCCTGAACAACGGCGGCGAGATTCGTTATTCCCGCGCAGGACAGTTCGGCATTGATAAGGAAGGCTATGTAACGAACAACCAGAACATGCGGGTACAGGGATACACCGCGGACGAGGACGGCAACTTGTCTGGCATCCGGGGAGATTTGCAGATTGCAACAGACAACCTGGCTCCAAGAAGGACGACAAACCTCGACTCCGATCTGAATCTTGATTCCAGGGAGTCCGTGCTGGAAACCCGTGTTCGGGATGTTGGGCCTCTCACTCTTGCTTCCATACAGGGCGAGAGCTTTGATGTGCAGTATTCGGACGGCTCGCCTGCCTTCAATGTGAATATTGACCCTGCAGCCAGTGCCCGTGAAGCGGCCTCCACTATAAACGATGCGCCTGGATTGAGTGCTTCGGCCACGACGACGGCGACTTTCGACGGCACGCCGGCTCTTGATGACGCCTTCATCTCCGGCGCCAGTTCGTTTTCATTCAGCCTCGATATCAATGGTTCGCCGCTGACCCTGGACACGTCAAATATCAATTCCCTGCAGGATCTGGTTGATTCAATCAACAACTCCAGCGAGACCGCAATTTCCGCCTCGATTGTCACCGGAGGCGGGGGCAGCGATGTTCTGCGAGTGATTCATAACCAGGGTGAGACGCTCGACTTTACCTTTGCCGATGGTAATGGCAACGGCGATACCGGCACCGTCGAAGGTGATGTTAACGTGACTGCGGACCGGTCGGTGGCGGGAATCACATCAACCACGGCTGACAATGATTTTGAGGTTGCGTTCAACGCGTCACCAATCCGCGTCACCAATCAATTCAATCCGCTGGATCAGCGTACCTATAACCACGCTACATCCACCACGATCTACGATAGCCTGGGTAATTCCCACGAACTCACACAGTTCTTTGTGAAGAATCCGTCCCCAGGCAATGGTGTCGGGGTGAGCGAATGGTCGGTGTATGCCCAGATTGATGGCGAGTTTGTTGGTGGCACCGACGTGACCCCCTACACTGCAAGATTCGATCAGGACGGTGCTCTTCAGTCGATCGATGGCGACCCCAGTGGCGAAATCGTTATTGATGACTGGATACCCAAAGACAGCGACGGCCAGCCAAATGGGGCGGATGGCCCTCCTGCTGCCGGCGAGGTGGTAGTAACACCCATTCCTGAGCCACCGACAACATCGGCTTTTGTGATCAATCTTAGTGGCACAACGCAATATGGCGCTGCGTTTGGCGTGAACGACCAACAGCAGAATGGCTATACCACTGGCCGGCTTTCTGGTCTGGACGTATCGGATCAAGGTGTTCTGTTTGCCCGATACACCAACGGCCAATCCCAGGCTCTGGGCCAGGTCGCGTTGGCCTCGTTCAATAACACCAACGGTCTGTCTCCCGTAGGCGACACGTCCTGGGTGGAAACGTTCGAATCCGGTCAGCCGATCATTGGTGCCCCGGATACCGGCACGCTGGGTTCTATCAAGGCCAGCTCGGTGGAGGAATCCAACGTGGACTTGTCGGCGGAACTGGTTAACCTGATCATCGCTCAGCGGAACTATCAGGCCAACGCCAAGACCATAGAAACCTCTGATGCGGTCACCCAGACCATCATCAACCTCCGTTAA
- a CDS encoding flagellar hook assembly protein FlgD — protein sequence MTAVNATDASDVLSQYQLKQQNGGQGTSELGRNEFMELMLAQLKNQNPLEPQDNGEFISQLAQFSSLEEMQNLSGTVEDVVGQFRSTQALQASAMVGKTVLAPSQIGILGAEGEITGTIQVPASTGGLRLSIEGQNGERVRQIDMGSSQAGVVSFRWDGQDGNGNPLPPGPYRIVAEASYPDGPQQLGTMVSANVDSVSLGQGGSITLNLAGMGSIALSDVKQIN from the coding sequence ATGACTGCAGTAAATGCAACAGACGCGTCGGATGTTCTGAGCCAGTACCAGCTGAAGCAACAGAATGGCGGCCAGGGCACCAGTGAGCTGGGCCGGAACGAATTCATGGAATTGATGCTGGCGCAATTGAAAAACCAGAACCCGCTGGAGCCCCAGGACAACGGCGAGTTTATCTCCCAGCTCGCACAGTTCAGCTCACTGGAAGAAATGCAGAATCTCTCCGGCACGGTTGAGGATGTGGTTGGCCAGTTCCGATCCACCCAGGCGCTACAAGCGTCGGCCATGGTGGGTAAAACCGTACTGGCGCCTTCCCAGATCGGGATCCTTGGTGCCGAAGGTGAAATTACCGGAACCATTCAAGTGCCAGCTTCGACAGGTGGGCTCCGCCTGTCTATCGAAGGGCAGAATGGCGAGCGGGTGCGGCAGATCGACATGGGCAGCAGCCAGGCAGGTGTTGTGTCCTTCCGCTGGGACGGCCAGGACGGTAACGGCAATCCTTTGCCGCCGGGGCCCTACCGCATTGTGGCAGAAGCCTCCTATCCAGATGGCCCGCAGCAGCTGGGCACTATGGTGAGCGCTAATGTGGACAGCGTATCCCTCGGCCAGGGCGGCTCGATAACCCTGAATCTTGCAGGCATGGGCTCCATCGCCCTGTCTGACGTGAAACAAATTAACTGA
- the flgC gene encoding flagellar basal body rod protein FlgC, whose protein sequence is MSLGSIFDIAGSGMTAQSLRLNTTASNIANAETASSSTGETYRARKPVFSAIQQSLMNPGQGGLPMAADEGPGAGVRVDGIVESDAELQMRYEPHHPAANEDGYVFYPNVNVVEEMADMMSSSRSFQMNVDVMNTAKSMMQRILTLGQQ, encoded by the coding sequence ATGTCACTGGGCAGCATTTTTGACATCGCCGGTTCCGGCATGACCGCGCAATCACTGCGGCTGAATACAACCGCGTCCAACATTGCCAATGCAGAAACGGCAAGTTCCAGCACGGGGGAAACCTATCGTGCCAGGAAGCCGGTTTTCTCGGCGATTCAGCAGTCTCTGATGAATCCCGGGCAGGGAGGCTTGCCCATGGCCGCCGATGAGGGGCCGGGTGCCGGCGTGAGGGTTGACGGTATTGTCGAGAGTGATGCGGAGCTTCAGATGCGTTACGAGCCCCATCACCCGGCGGCCAACGAAGATGGTTATGTCTTCTACCCGAATGTGAATGTGGTCGAAGAGATGGCGGACATGATGTCGTCGTCCAGAAGTTTCCAGATGAATGTGGATGTCATGAACACAGCCAAGTCCATGATGCAGCGCATTCTGACTCTTGGTCAGCAGTAA